A window of the Candidatus Stygibacter australis genome harbors these coding sequences:
- the tnpA gene encoding IS200/IS605 family transposase, whose product MMSTYTKILYHIVFCTKGHKPTLEMQYREKILKYIWGIFKNKDCHLYQINIMEDHLHILCTLHPSLKLADLIKSIKVSSNSWLKEESLCSHFDGWQVDYGAFTVSWEHKDIVINYIKNQQEHHKRFDFITEYKKLLQDFEIEYDEKYFP is encoded by the coding sequence ATGATGTCAACTTACACTAAAATCCTTTATCATATAGTATTTTGTACTAAAGGTCATAAACCAACTCTTGAAATGCAATACAGAGAAAAAATTCTAAAATATATCTGGGGTATTTTTAAGAATAAAGACTGTCATCTATACCAAATAAACATTATGGAGGATCATCTTCACATCTTATGTACTTTGCATCCTTCTCTGAAACTTGCTGACCTTATTAAATCTATCAAAGTATCTTCTAATTCCTGGCTTAAAGAAGAGAGCTTATGTTCTCACTTCGATGGATGGCAAGTTGATTATGGAGCGTTTACTGTTTCATGGGAACATAAAGATATCGTTATTAATTACATTAAAAATCAGCAGGAACATCATAAACGGTTTGATTTTATAACAGAATATAAAAAGCTATTGCAGGATTTTGAGATTGAATATGATGAAAAG
- a CDS encoding DMT family transporter, with protein sequence MLLTAAILWGFAFVAQRQGMKYVGPFLFNGFRFILGALVILPFSGLRFSKKELQAGILLGIVLFLAATLQQIGIIYTTAGKAGFITGLYMIFVPILGAFSGDNASLRTWMGIAIAVGGLYLLSIHGRIDIALGDSLLLLCAIIFALHVRMVGIYTRLFAPFKLAFLQFAVCGLLSLAGWGVIENAETAGLSQAIIPILYGGLISVGIAYTLQFFAQRRAPAADCAVILSLEGAFAVIGGYLILHEMMSTQSLIGCLLMLVGAILAGLPERRSLVKAE encoded by the coding sequence ATGCTGCTTACTGCCGCCATATTATGGGGGTTTGCCTTTGTGGCGCAACGCCAGGGCATGAAATATGTTGGTCCATTCCTTTTTAATGGATTCAGATTTATCTTAGGTGCACTTGTAATTTTACCTTTCAGCGGTCTTAGATTCAGTAAGAAGGAATTACAGGCTGGTATTTTACTGGGTATTGTATTATTTCTGGCAGCCACTTTACAACAGATAGGTATCATCTATACTACTGCCGGCAAAGCTGGATTTATTACTGGATTATATATGATTTTTGTGCCGATATTGGGAGCTTTTTCCGGGGATAATGCCAGTTTGAGAACCTGGATGGGGATTGCTATTGCTGTAGGTGGTTTATATCTATTAAGTATTCATGGCAGAATAGATATTGCTCTGGGTGATAGTCTTCTGTTGTTGTGTGCCATCATCTTTGCCCTGCATGTGCGTATGGTGGGTATTTATACCCGGTTATTTGCTCCATTTAAATTAGCTTTCCTGCAGTTTGCAGTTTGTGGATTGCTTAGCCTTGCTGGATGGGGAGTAATAGAAAATGCAGAAACCGCCGGATTGTCACAAGCGATAATCCCAATATTATATGGTGGTCTTATCTCCGTAGGAATCGCCTATACATTGCAATTCTTTGCTCAGAGACGTGCACCTGCTGCAGATTGTGCTGTAATTCTTAGTCTGGAAGGTGCTTTTGCCGTAATTGGGGGTTATCTGATCCTGCACGAAATGATGTCTACTCAGTCTCTGATCGGGTGCCTCTTGATGCTTGTTGGAGCTATACTGGCAGGTTTACCAGAAAGAAGAAGCCTGGTTAAAGCTGAATAA
- a CDS encoding M48 family metallopeptidase has translation MDYTLLRIEMERKFTEEIKKNLHVEMINDLLKAAQVDKRESLTNMFNGIYFKVAEDFCQDVWEICQEARKRTGYNSQIEFYVMNSPEYNAFCIESDGPEHPHIIAINSAIIKNFTKEELLFIVGHEIGHLWTGNRSIQEVIQFIFNENKSIPIYYHNRIMYWQRLSELSADRFGLLACRDLEPAVSSFFKLTSGLDWHELGIDIKSYIKKNDELLKELKGEQAFDQSTHPINPVRVKALQLFSKSKMFADSTAGKAIKLNKTLEKNIVKLVSEHSALAEGLNHDRMVFMATGGLIISGCDEELSIDEFEKIVSNISKYTLYPREYLEKMIKEKNVQKIFIQSVASILKANPSERDALMGYLLEMAFADSDINKAELQLLVEIGVKILGYNEKEVSQIIAGGIYTLYTPKVI, from the coding sequence ATGGATTATACATTACTGCGAATCGAAATGGAAAGGAAATTTACAGAAGAAATTAAAAAGAACCTGCACGTAGAAATGATCAACGACCTATTAAAGGCTGCTCAGGTTGATAAGAGAGAGTCACTCACTAATATGTTCAATGGAATTTATTTCAAAGTTGCTGAAGATTTTTGCCAGGATGTATGGGAAATATGTCAGGAAGCCCGGAAGCGTACCGGTTATAATTCCCAGATAGAGTTTTATGTGATGAACTCACCTGAATATAATGCTTTTTGTATTGAATCAGATGGTCCAGAGCATCCACATATTATTGCCATTAATTCTGCTATTATAAAGAATTTTACAAAGGAAGAGCTGCTTTTTATTGTCGGTCATGAAATTGGTCACTTGTGGACCGGGAATCGCTCAATACAGGAAGTTATTCAATTTATTTTCAATGAAAATAAGAGTATCCCTATTTATTATCATAATCGCATAATGTATTGGCAAAGGCTTTCAGAACTTAGTGCTGATCGTTTTGGATTGCTTGCCTGCAGGGATCTTGAGCCTGCAGTTAGCAGTTTTTTTAAACTTACATCAGGTTTGGACTGGCATGAATTAGGGATTGATATCAAATCTTATATCAAGAAAAATGATGAACTACTTAAAGAATTAAAAGGTGAGCAGGCATTTGATCAAAGTACCCATCCAATTAATCCTGTTAGAGTAAAAGCTTTGCAGCTGTTTTCCAAGTCAAAGATGTTTGCTGACAGCACTGCTGGAAAGGCTATAAAGCTGAATAAAACTCTGGAGAAAAATATTGTGAAGCTAGTCTCAGAACACTCTGCTCTGGCAGAAGGTCTTAATCATGACCGGATGGTCTTTATGGCTACTGGAGGATTGATCATAAGCGGATGTGATGAAGAATTATCTATAGATGAATTTGAAAAAATTGTCAGCAATATCTCTAAGTATACTCTTTATCCACGAGAGTATTTGGAAAAGATGATCAAAGAAAAAAATGTTCAGAAAATATTTATCCAGTCAGTAGCAAGCATACTCAAAGCTAATCCTTCTGAACGTGATGCTTTAATGGGTTATCTCCTGGAAATGGCATTTGCTGACAGTGATATCAATAAAGCTGAATTACAATTGCTGGTTGAAATAGGAGTTAAAATCCTGGGTTATAATGAAAAAGAGGTTTCTCAGATTATTGCTGGGGGTATCTATACCCTCTATACACCAAAAGTTATTTAA